From Microcystis aeruginosa NIES-2549, a single genomic window includes:
- a CDS encoding Eco57I restriction-modification methylase domain-containing protein, protein MSGQASNKPLFSQHYLEHRLPDSGEWQEDVSVAFSRLESLYQQKKAILPTLNEAQTEAELIQPILEILGFSYIPQVSSRGKGRSERPDYALFATENDRYQAYALQNNERAFYSQVLAIAEAKYWQRSLSDVSKNDQRDIWKNSNPSFQITNYLTGTGVDWGILTNGREWRLYYRQASSTATEFYLVDLMELLEGGDRQKFPYFWLFFRQEAFIKDIHGQNFLERVREGSTTYATRVGNELKELVFDRIFPDISQGFVSLNTDIQPDLLYEASLSLLYKLLFLLYAEARDLLPVRGDYRDYSLLQKTREIAVKIDRQQVFSGTSTGIYDALLSLFRIVDRGDANLAVPRYNGGLFDMEEGRVNCFLGQYKLSDAVLAPILDKLARFEGQPIDYSFLGVRQLGSIYEGLLEYRIVIEGESVHLENDRGERKATGSYYTPDYIVKYIVSHTLKPILEQRARQFGDVMTEIATRRQESSDRRLGNLSQQGLEKELQRLEKKAITTLLDLKLCDPAMGSGHFLVEAVDYLTDELIQILNLYPEDNPVLTMLETTRQNIIDNLRQQGIILDSPTLEPTQLLQRVVMKRCIYGVDINPMAVELAKVSLWLHSFTVGAPLSFLDHHLRCGNSLIGTTAKDAEAAMIEEEGGQLTLLTGPFVGLLRAAEIMRGISTLSDATFAEVEASEQLFRDFDSQAKPYKRLLDVFLSRFFGVKTAIEFLQRYGGNISAINWDKLPRSDQGILDQAASLYKSKRFFHWDLEFPEVFIDLDSASWKDNPGFDAVIGNPPYVRQEGLKDIKPFLKENYQSFHGVADLYVYFVEMGLLSLQQGGHLGLIISNKFMRANYGTKLRQFLTQQTTIKEIIDFGELPVFSEAATFPSILLIENNIVGQQNVLVSKIKSLKFNSLIDVINDLSYYVCENSLSVEGWSLAKNQIATIVEKLQKKAVFLSEYVNNQIYLGIKTGCNEAFVIDKNIKEYLVKTDPNNQQFIKSLIVGDDLRKYEIKNRDLYLLLIPWGWTKQKIDTDQEKLAWNYLSSLYPSLTKHLEGFAEKARKRCDQGQFWWELRPCTYYDIFEKPKIIYPDIAKESRFTLDNNGFYSINTTYLIPSQSYYLLALLNSSLIFFYMSQNSAVLGDTEKQGRLRFFGQYMENIPIRKISFSTNSDHRQQSLEKLIKSYQEKQEILKEIEEHIRREETDIVHDILAYLAEQMIEINREKQKEIKSFLRYLERIIGSAIDNLTNKSKIQNYLGDYQKSEPHLSCDQLWEILKKNKKKISVNLLDRQIQETLEKEYQTSLDKLLPLKQQLSATDELIDIIVYKLYGLSEEEIKIIEGRE, encoded by the coding sequence ATGTCAGGACAAGCAAGCAATAAACCACTTTTTTCTCAACACTATCTTGAGCATCGGCTGCCGGATTCTGGGGAATGGCAAGAGGATGTATCGGTGGCATTTTCCCGCTTAGAGAGTCTTTATCAACAAAAAAAGGCGATTTTGCCGACTCTTAACGAAGCGCAAACGGAAGCAGAATTAATACAACCGATTCTAGAAATTCTCGGTTTTAGTTATATACCACAAGTAAGCAGTAGGGGAAAAGGAAGGTCAGAAAGGCCAGATTATGCCCTATTTGCCACAGAAAATGACCGTTATCAAGCCTATGCTCTCCAGAATAATGAAAGAGCCTTTTATAGTCAAGTTTTAGCGATCGCTGAGGCCAAATACTGGCAACGTTCTCTTAGTGACGTTTCTAAGAATGATCAGCGAGATATCTGGAAAAATAGTAATCCTTCCTTTCAGATCACCAATTATCTGACGGGGACGGGAGTAGATTGGGGTATTCTCACTAATGGTCGAGAATGGCGCTTATATTACCGTCAAGCGTCCTCCACAGCCACGGAATTTTATCTAGTGGACTTGATGGAACTATTAGAAGGGGGAGACCGGCAAAAATTTCCGTATTTCTGGTTATTTTTCCGTCAAGAGGCTTTTATTAAGGATATTCACGGTCAGAATTTCCTTGAACGGGTCCGGGAGGGGAGTACCACCTATGCCACCAGAGTGGGTAACGAGTTAAAAGAGTTAGTCTTCGATCGCATTTTTCCCGATATTTCTCAAGGTTTTGTATCATTAAATACAGACATACAGCCAGATTTATTGTATGAGGCGAGTTTATCCCTGCTGTATAAATTATTATTTCTGCTCTACGCAGAAGCGCGGGACTTGCTGCCGGTGAGGGGAGACTATCGCGATTACAGCTTATTGCAAAAGACGCGAGAAATTGCCGTTAAAATCGATCGTCAGCAGGTCTTTAGTGGCACCTCGACGGGAATATATGATGCTCTCCTCAGTTTATTTCGCATTGTCGATCGAGGGGATGCTAATTTAGCCGTACCTCGTTACAACGGGGGTTTATTTGACATGGAAGAAGGCCGGGTGAATTGTTTTCTCGGTCAATATAAGTTATCCGATGCGGTTTTAGCGCCCATCCTAGACAAGTTAGCACGTTTTGAGGGACAGCCGATCGACTATAGTTTTTTAGGTGTGCGACAGTTAGGATCAATTTACGAGGGATTACTGGAATATCGCATCGTGATTGAGGGGGAATCGGTGCATCTGGAAAATGATCGGGGAGAAAGAAAAGCCACCGGTTCCTATTACACTCCCGATTATATTGTTAAATATATTGTCAGTCATACCCTCAAACCAATTTTAGAGCAAAGAGCGCGACAGTTCGGGGATGTGATGACAGAAATCGCCACCCGAAGACAAGAAAGCAGCGATAGACGTTTAGGAAATCTCAGTCAGCAGGGATTAGAAAAAGAGCTACAACGCTTAGAAAAAAAAGCGATCACCACCTTACTTGATCTTAAACTCTGTGACCCCGCCATGGGAAGCGGACATTTTTTAGTAGAAGCAGTGGACTATCTCACCGATGAGTTAATCCAGATTCTCAATCTTTATCCCGAAGATAATCCCGTTTTAACCATGTTGGAAACCACCCGACAAAACATTATCGACAATCTCCGACAACAGGGAATTATTCTCGATTCTCCCACCCTTGAACCAACGCAATTATTACAGAGAGTGGTGATGAAGCGCTGTATTTATGGGGTGGATATCAATCCGATGGCCGTAGAATTGGCCAAGGTTAGTCTCTGGTTACATTCTTTCACAGTGGGCGCACCTTTGAGTTTTTTGGATCATCATTTACGTTGTGGTAATTCTCTGATCGGAACTACCGCCAAGGATGCAGAAGCCGCTATGATTGAGGAGGAAGGTGGTCAATTAACTCTTTTAACGGGCCCTTTTGTTGGGTTGCTTCGGGCAGCAGAAATTATGCGGGGAATTAGTACCCTCAGCGATGCGACTTTTGCCGAAGTGGAAGCAAGTGAACAGTTATTCCGTGATTTTGATAGTCAAGCTAAACCCTACAAGCGTTTATTAGATGTTTTCCTTTCTCGCTTTTTTGGGGTTAAAACTGCTATCGAGTTTCTGCAGCGCTACGGTGGTAATATATCGGCAATTAATTGGGATAAGTTACCCCGATCAGATCAAGGAATTTTAGACCAGGCAGCTAGTTTATATAAAAGTAAGCGCTTTTTTCATTGGGATCTGGAATTTCCCGAAGTTTTTATCGATCTTGATTCCGCTTCTTGGAAGGATAACCCCGGTTTTGATGCAGTAATCGGTAATCCTCCTTATGTTCGACAAGAAGGATTAAAAGATATTAAACCCTTTCTAAAAGAAAATTATCAATCTTTTCATGGAGTTGCCGATTTATACGTTTATTTTGTCGAAATGGGGTTACTATCCTTACAGCAAGGAGGTCACTTGGGTTTGATTATATCAAATAAATTTATGCGTGCTAATTATGGAACGAAATTAAGACAATTTCTAACCCAGCAAACAACTATAAAAGAAATTATCGATTTTGGAGAATTGCCTGTTTTTTCGGAAGCGGCAACTTTTCCATCTATTCTACTGATTGAAAATAATATTGTAGGTCAACAAAATGTTTTAGTATCAAAGATTAAGTCTCTCAAATTCAATAGTTTAATTGATGTGATTAATGATCTGTCATATTATGTATGTGAAAATAGCTTGTCTGTGGAAGGTTGGTCTTTAGCTAAAAATCAGATTGCTACAATTGTCGAAAAATTACAAAAAAAAGCTGTTTTTCTGAGTGAATATGTAAACAATCAGATTTATCTGGGAATTAAAACAGGATGTAACGAAGCATTTGTGATTGACAAAAATATCAAAGAATATTTAGTAAAAACCGACCCAAACAATCAACAATTTATCAAGTCTTTAATAGTAGGAGATGATTTAAGGAAATATGAAATCAAGAATCGGGACTTATATTTATTATTGATTCCCTGGGGATGGACAAAACAAAAAATAGATACAGATCAGGAAAAATTAGCTTGGAATTATCTTTCTTCATTATACCCTTCTCTTACTAAACATCTTGAGGGTTTTGCAGAAAAAGCTAGAAAACGATGTGATCAAGGACAGTTTTGGTGGGAATTAAGACCTTGCACTTATTACGATATTTTTGAAAAACCTAAAATTATATATCCAGATATTGCTAAAGAATCGCGCTTTACTTTAGATAATAATGGCTTTTACTCAATCAATACTACCTATTTAATTCCTAGCCAAAGTTATTATTTACTAGCTCTTTTAAATTCCAGCTTAATTTTCTTTTATATGTCTCAAAACAGTGCTGTATTGGGGGATACAGAGAAGCAAGGTAGATTAAGATTTTTTGGTCAATACATGGAGAATATCCCCATCCGAAAAATATCTTTTAGCACTAATAGCGATCACCGTCAACAGAGTTTAGAGAAACTTATCAAAAGTTATCAAGAAAAGCAAGAGATATTAAAAGAAATCGAGGAACATATTAGGAGAGAGGAAACCGATATAGTCCATGATATTCTGGCCTACTTAGCAGAACAGATGATCGAGATAAATCGGGAAAAACAAAAAGAAATCAAAAGCTTTTTAAGATATTTAGAGAGAATAATCGGCAGTGCGATCGATAATTTAACCAACAAATCAAAAATCCAAAACTATCTCGGTGACTACCAAAAAAGCGAACCTCATCTTAGCTGCGATCAACTGTGGGAGATACTGAAAAAGAACAAAAAGAAAATTAGCGTTAACTTGCTAGATCGTCAAATACAGGAAACCCTAGAAAAAGAATATCAAACCAGTCTAGATAAACTGTTGCCCCTAAAACAACAATTAAGCGCCACCGATGAATTAATCGATATAATTGTTTATAAACTCTATGGATTAAGCGAGGAAGAAATTAAAATTATTGAAGGGAGAGAGTGA
- a CDS encoding sulfate/molybdate ABC transporter ATP-binding protein: protein MSIIIEQVSKKFGTFTALDQINLEIKSNRLVALLGPSGSGKTTLLRAIAGLEPPDTGKIIINGKDTTHLNVRKRNIGFVFQHYALFKHLTVRQNIAFGLNIRKAAPDYIQKRVDSLLSLIQLQGLGDRYPAQLSGGQRQRVALARALAVEPEVLLLDEPFGALDAKVRKELRVWLRQLHEEVHVTSVFVTHDQEEAMEVADEIVIFNEGKIEQVGTPDQVYDHPASAFVMSFIGRVNVVPPTSAALFDQLGGGTNGVKIFIRPHDLEILSSPNGSSIAAKVERIIHLGWAIDVELILPDRSLLIAHLNREQLDQLHLKVGEQVYVRPRDARVFA, encoded by the coding sequence GTGAGTATCATCATCGAGCAAGTATCGAAAAAATTCGGCACCTTTACCGCTTTAGACCAGATCAACCTAGAGATCAAATCGAATCGTCTGGTGGCACTGCTGGGGCCGTCCGGTTCGGGAAAAACCACTCTCCTGAGAGCGATCGCAGGATTAGAACCCCCCGACACAGGCAAAATTATCATCAACGGCAAAGACACAACCCATTTAAATGTCAGAAAAAGGAATATTGGCTTTGTTTTTCAGCATTATGCGCTTTTTAAACACCTGACGGTGCGTCAGAATATCGCTTTCGGTTTAAATATTCGCAAAGCTGCCCCCGACTACATTCAAAAACGAGTGGACAGTCTCTTGAGTTTAATTCAATTGCAGGGATTAGGCGATCGCTATCCGGCCCAACTATCCGGGGGTCAACGTCAACGGGTTGCCTTGGCCCGGGCCTTAGCGGTGGAACCGGAAGTATTATTATTAGATGAGCCTTTTGGGGCCCTGGATGCCAAAGTTAGAAAAGAGCTGCGGGTTTGGTTGCGGCAGTTACACGAGGAGGTCCATGTCACCAGTGTTTTTGTCACCCACGACCAAGAGGAAGCCATGGAAGTGGCCGACGAGATCGTAATTTTCAATGAGGGTAAAATCGAACAGGTGGGAACTCCCGATCAGGTGTACGATCATCCTGCCTCTGCTTTTGTGATGAGTTTTATCGGCCGGGTGAATGTTGTACCACCAACCTCGGCTGCACTGTTCGATCAGCTTGGGGGGGGTACTAACGGAGTCAAGATTTTCATTCGTCCCCACGACCTAGAAATTCTCTCTTCTCCCAATGGGTCTAGTATTGCGGCAAAAGTCGAGCGCATTATCCATCTGGGTTGGGCCATCGATGTGGAATTAATTCTACCCGATCGCTCTCTCCTGATTGCCCATCTGAATCGAGAACAACTGGATCAACTGCACCTCAAAGTCGGGGAACAAGTTTATGTTCGTCCTCGGGATGCTCGCGTTTTTGCCTAA
- a CDS encoding iron-sulfur cluster assembly accessory protein, which yields MTQATQIQGKGILLSEAALKHLTMLKEQQGKDLCLRVGVRQGGCSGMSYMMDFEHPSNIGPQDEVFDYDGFKIVSDKKSLLYLYGLMLDYSNAMIGGGFQFTNPNASQTCGCGKSFGV from the coding sequence ATGACACAAGCTACTCAGATTCAAGGAAAAGGAATTTTACTCAGTGAGGCTGCCCTCAAACACCTTACCATGCTCAAAGAGCAACAGGGCAAGGATTTATGTCTGCGCGTGGGTGTGCGTCAGGGGGGTTGTTCGGGAATGTCCTATATGATGGATTTTGAGCATCCTAGCAATATTGGCCCCCAAGATGAGGTTTTCGATTACGATGGCTTTAAAATTGTCTCTGATAAAAAAAGTCTGCTCTATCTCTACGGTCTCATGTTAGATTACAGCAACGCGATGATCGGCGGTGGTTTCCAATTCACTAATCCCAACGCCAGTCAAACCTGTGGCTGTGGTAAGTCTTTTGGCGTTTAA
- a CDS encoding YidH family protein translates to MLFFLKSPVTESKTSITPKKVNPNRVRDHLANERTYLSWMRTAIALMGFGMVILRLRAFHPPLVPRPGYGWKLGLMFALVGLLTVFLTTAHYFTVRRDIDEDTYEPADRWVLLFSLAIVILGAGIIYFVATSPDLLMGSMMTFE, encoded by the coding sequence ATGTTATTTTTTCTCAAATCGCCAGTGACGGAAAGCAAGACCAGCATTACACCGAAAAAAGTCAATCCCAATCGAGTCCGCGATCATCTGGCCAATGAACGCACCTATCTGTCTTGGATGCGAACGGCGATCGCATTAATGGGTTTTGGTATGGTTATCCTGCGCTTACGGGCCTTTCATCCTCCTCTGGTTCCCCGGCCCGGTTATGGTTGGAAATTAGGCTTAATGTTTGCTTTAGTGGGTTTATTGACCGTATTTTTGACCACAGCCCATTATTTTACAGTCAGACGAGATATAGATGAAGATACCTACGAACCAGCCGATCGATGGGTGCTACTATTTAGTTTAGCGATCGTTATTCTCGGTGCGGGAATTATCTATTTTGTCGCCACCAGTCCCGATCTGTTGATGGGTAGTATGATGACCTTCGAGTGA
- a CDS encoding cadmium resistance transporter — MTTMITAISTAIAAFIATNLDDILILTILFAQVNKLFRRRHIVIGQYLGFILLILASLTGFFGSFLIPAQWIRFLGLLPVIFGIRSLWQREETETDNPLEMAVGSAPSSPLLAWFSPQTCAVAAITIANGSDNIGIYLPLFASNTWQNLVTIVSVFLILVGVWCFTAHQLTKLPAIANLITSHGSHFVPCVLIGLGVFIIKESLPLAVLALSLSYGWALFQQQAESI, encoded by the coding sequence ATGACTACCATGATTACTGCCATATCCACAGCAATAGCGGCCTTTATTGCCACTAATCTCGATGACATCCTGATTTTGACGATTCTTTTCGCCCAGGTCAATAAACTTTTTCGCCGTCGTCATATCGTTATCGGTCAGTATTTAGGCTTTATCCTGCTGATTTTGGCGAGTTTAACTGGCTTTTTCGGGAGTTTCTTGATTCCGGCTCAGTGGATTCGTTTTCTCGGTCTGTTACCGGTGATTTTCGGGATTCGGAGTCTCTGGCAGCGAGAAGAAACCGAGACGGATAATCCTCTGGAGATGGCTGTAGGATCGGCACCGTCTTCTCCTTTGCTGGCCTGGTTTTCCCCTCAAACCTGCGCTGTGGCGGCAATTACCATCGCCAATGGCAGTGATAATATAGGGATTTATCTGCCGCTGTTTGCTAGTAATACTTGGCAAAATTTAGTCACTATCGTCAGCGTTTTTCTGATCTTGGTGGGTGTTTGGTGTTTTACTGCTCATCAGTTGACTAAATTACCAGCGATCGCTAATTTAATTACCAGTCACGGCAGCCACTTTGTCCCCTGTGTGTTGATCGGTTTGGGTGTATTTATAATCAAGGAAAGTCTTCCCCTGGCTGTCTTGGCCCTATCCTTAAGCTATGGATGGGCGCTTTTCCAGCAGCAAGCAGAATCTATTTGA
- a CDS encoding sulfite exporter TauE/SafE family protein — MDYSLLTIFSFFIGIIVGLTGIGGSSLITPLLIFVFQVPATTAVGSDVVAAGLMKVVGTVRHWQQQTIELEVVKWLVIGSVPGSLLGLVGFRYFQQNSSLNLDQWLPPIIGLVLMIVTVLAALELLISLFFPDLSPWSWPKLDLTTRSGQIKTTILGAVLGYLVGLTSISSGSLFALVLMTFFHLDSRKLVGTDLSQASILLTCTSIGHLGLGTVDWNLVLPIWLGGIPGVVVGARLSEYFPKNALKILLYTVLVTVSWRLLQST; from the coding sequence ATGGACTATTCTTTATTGACAATATTTAGCTTTTTTATCGGAATTATCGTGGGATTAACGGGAATTGGCGGTTCATCCCTGATTACACCCCTATTGATCTTTGTATTTCAGGTTCCCGCTACCACCGCAGTGGGTTCCGATGTGGTCGCAGCCGGGTTGATGAAAGTGGTCGGCACTGTTCGTCACTGGCAACAGCAAACGATCGAATTAGAAGTGGTAAAATGGCTAGTAATTGGCAGTGTACCCGGTTCTCTGTTAGGATTAGTCGGTTTTCGCTATTTTCAGCAGAATAGCTCCCTCAATCTCGATCAATGGTTGCCTCCTATCATCGGTCTTGTCTTGATGATCGTGACTGTCCTAGCGGCCCTAGAACTACTAATCTCCTTATTTTTTCCCGATTTGTCCCCTTGGTCCTGGCCAAAATTAGATTTAACCACTCGCTCTGGTCAGATAAAAACAACGATATTAGGAGCAGTTTTAGGCTATTTGGTCGGTTTAACCAGTATTTCCAGTGGTTCCTTATTTGCATTGGTCTTGATGACCTTTTTTCACCTTGATTCTCGCAAATTAGTCGGTACAGATCTATCGCAAGCGTCCATCCTCTTAACCTGTACTTCCATTGGTCATCTGGGATTAGGAACGGTAGATTGGAATCTGGTACTTCCTATCTGGTTGGGTGGAATACCGGGGGTAGTAGTGGGAGCAAGATTATCGGAATATTTCCCCAAAAATGCCCTAAAAATACTGCTTTATACGGTTCTAGTCACGGTCAGTTGGCGCTTACTCCAATCGACCTAA
- a CDS encoding type II toxin-antitoxin system HicB family antitoxin translates to MYTTTYKGYTGKFEIDFDDNLISGIVIDIKDVITFHGKTIEEAVQCFHESVDDYLEFCQELGEEPDQPFSGKLPYQTTPEIHRKIYLAATKKGKSINAWMDEVLSQKAQELVG, encoded by the coding sequence ATGTACACCACAACTTATAAAGGATATACAGGTAAATTTGAAATTGACTTTGACGATAATCTGATCTCTGGAATCGTCATTGACATTAAAGATGTGATTACTTTTCACGGCAAAACTATTGAAGAAGCTGTACAGTGTTTTCATGAATCTGTTGATGACTATCTAGAATTTTGCCAAGAATTAGGAGAAGAACCCGATCAACCTTTTTCAGGAAAGCTACCTTATCAAACAACCCCCGAAATTCATCGTAAAATCTATTTAGCAGCAACTAAAAAAGGTAAAAGTATCAATGCTTGGATGGATGAGGTTCTTTCTCAGAAAGCCCAAGAACTTGTCGGCTAA
- a CDS encoding LysR substrate-binding domain-containing protein yields the protein MARMTLDQLEIFLATAEHLHFTKAAEALYITQPAVSAAIASLENEYGVKLFHRVGRHIEITETGRLLQLEAQRILTQVTLTERGLAEFNDLQRGELQLGSSLTIGNYWLPAKISDFQERYPAIKINCTLANTEEICLGTANGRFDLALIEGEVKSDLTHCLEQEIVGSDRLLIIVGRSHPWYKREAIELPELVETPWVMRESGSGTQQRFEEALRNWGIDLRTLKVTLLLNTGEMVKAIIENSSAAAGISELMVQKELELGTLRSIRVIDTSGLYPRYLEFMRPFLKIKHRQRFQPRVCQVFEQML from the coding sequence ATGGCCAGAATGACCCTAGATCAACTGGAAATCTTTCTAGCGACTGCTGAACATCTCCACTTCACCAAAGCAGCAGAAGCTTTATATATCACCCAACCGGCCGTCAGTGCCGCCATTGCCTCCCTAGAAAATGAATACGGGGTGAAATTATTCCACCGCGTCGGTCGTCACATCGAGATCACGGAAACAGGACGTTTACTGCAATTAGAAGCGCAACGCATTCTCACCCAGGTAACTTTGACAGAAAGGGGATTGGCGGAATTCAACGACTTGCAACGGGGAGAACTACAATTAGGATCGAGTTTGACTATTGGTAACTATTGGCTGCCGGCAAAAATTAGCGATTTTCAGGAGCGCTATCCAGCAATTAAGATCAATTGCACCCTAGCTAATACGGAAGAAATCTGTCTGGGTACGGCTAACGGACGTTTTGACCTAGCATTAATCGAGGGAGAAGTCAAGAGTGATTTAACACATTGTTTAGAACAGGAGATCGTCGGCAGCGATCGCCTATTAATCATTGTCGGACGTTCTCATCCCTGGTATAAAAGAGAGGCGATCGAATTGCCGGAATTAGTGGAAACCCCTTGGGTAATGCGAGAATCAGGATCGGGAACTCAACAAAGATTCGAGGAAGCACTACGGAATTGGGGCATCGATTTACGCACATTAAAGGTGACTTTGCTGTTAAATACGGGAGAAATGGTGAAAGCAATCATCGAGAATAGTTCGGCAGCTGCCGGCATTTCCGAATTAATGGTTCAAAAGGAATTAGAATTAGGCACATTGCGATCGATTCGAGTCATCGATACTTCCGGTTTATACCCTCGTTATCTCGAATTTATGCGCCCTTTTTTAAAAATAAAACACCGTCAGCGCTTTCAACCCCGCGTCTGTCAAGTTTTCGAGCAGATGTTGTAA
- a CDS encoding RNA-guided endonuclease InsQ/TnpB family protein, protein MEKAYSYRFYPTPEQESLLRRTLGCVRLVYNKALHERTQAWYERQERVGYAQTSSMLTDWKKQEELDFLNEVSCVPLQQGLRHLQTAFNNFFSGRTKYPNFKKKHQGGSAEFTKSAFKFKDRQIYLAKCTEPLPIRWSRQIPDGCEPSTVTVRLHPSGRWHISIRFDDPTIKPLPVTDKAIGIDLGISSIVITSDGDKVSNSKHFKKHYQRLRRASKNLSRKQKGSKNREKARIKVAKIHAQITDSRKDHLHKLTTQLVRENQTIVVENLAIKNMVKNPKLSQAISDVSWGEITRQLAYKCRWYGRNYIEIDRWFPSSKRCSNCGYIAEKMPLNVREWDCPICGTHHDRDINASKNILAAGLAVSVCRATIRPEQSKSVKAGAEPRKASAVSVSRTGKKQKPKS, encoded by the coding sequence ATGGAAAAAGCCTATTCTTACCGATTTTACCCAACACCCGAACAAGAGTCGCTATTGCGGCGCACTTTGGGATGTGTAAGATTGGTTTACAATAAAGCTCTCCACGAACGAACACAAGCTTGGTACGAAAGACAAGAAAGAGTAGGCTACGCTCAAACTTCTTCAATGTTGACCGATTGGAAAAAACAAGAAGAATTAGACTTTTTAAACGAAGTTAGCTGTGTACCTTTACAACAAGGGTTAAGACACCTACAAACAGCTTTTAACAATTTCTTTTCTGGTCGTACTAAGTATCCTAACTTTAAGAAAAAACATCAGGGAGGAAGTGCCGAATTTACCAAATCTGCTTTTAAATTTAAAGACAGACAAATCTATTTAGCTAAATGCACAGAACCTTTACCTATTCGATGGTCAAGACAAATACCAGACGGATGTGAACCAAGCACAGTAACAGTCAGATTACATCCTTCTGGACGTTGGCATATCTCAATAAGATTTGATGACCCAACAATTAAGCCATTACCAGTAACAGATAAAGCCATTGGAATTGACTTAGGAATTAGTAGCATTGTGATTACCAGCGACGGCGATAAAGTATCTAATTCTAAGCATTTTAAGAAACATTATCAGAGGTTGCGAAGAGCATCGAAAAATCTTTCTCGAAAACAGAAAGGGTCAAAAAATCGGGAAAAAGCAAGAATCAAAGTAGCCAAGATTCACGCTCAAATCACCGATAGCAGAAAAGACCATTTACATAAGCTAACCACTCAATTAGTTCGTGAAAATCAAACGATTGTGGTTGAGAATTTAGCTATCAAGAATATGGTCAAAAACCCGAAATTATCTCAGGCAATATCTGATGTAAGCTGGGGAGAAATAACCCGACAATTAGCCTATAAATGCCGTTGGTATGGGAGAAATTACATCGAAATAGATAGATGGTTTCCTAGCTCTAAAAGGTGTAGTAATTGCGGGTATATTGCTGAGAAAATGCCGTTAAATGTTCGAGAGTGGGACTGTCCAATCTGTGGGACTCACCATGACCGAGATATTAACGCCAGTAAAAACATTTTGGCCGCAGGGCTTGCGGTATCAGTCTGTAGAGCGACCATAAGACCAGAACAGAGTAAATCTGTTAAGGCAGGTGCGGAACCCCGCAAGGCTTCCGCCGTGAGCGTCAGCCGAACGGGAAAGAAGCAGAAACCTAAATCGTGA